A section of the Eublepharis macularius isolate TG4126 chromosome 1, MPM_Emac_v1.0, whole genome shotgun sequence genome encodes:
- the RARS2 gene encoding probable arginine--tRNA ligase, mitochondrial isoform X2, producing the protein MNYLGDWGMQFGLLGAGFQKFGSEEKLKLNPLQHLVEVYIEANKASEKDETIKAMAQDFFRKLEAHEEEALSLWQRFRDVSIEEYVLMYKRLGVCFDEYSGESFYQEKCQEVLKMLDTKGLLKKTKEGTGIVHLSENGESCCAVMRSDGTSLYITRDVAAAIDRMDKCNPDTMIYVTDKSQNSHFQQVFQILKLLGCEWAERCQHVPFGRVQGMRTRKGEVVFLEDVLDEACSMVLERMASTKTTKELINPLETAQRVGLAALIIQDFKCLLSSDYQFSWDRVLQSHGDSGVFLQYTHARLHSLEEVFGKVSHVSYINPACLEDPQAISLIQHLLRYDEILYQSSQDLQPKHIVVYLLALSHLAAAALKMLPVKGSVPEIAEARICLFLAVRSVLANGMKLLGITPVNKM; encoded by the exons ATGAATTACCTTGGAGACTGGGGCATGCAATTTG GTCTACTTGGAGCTGGCTTCCAGAAATTTGGCTCTGAAGAAAAGTTAAAATTGAACCCTTTACAGCACCTGGTTGAG GTCTACATAGAAGCTAACAAAGCATCAGAAAAAGATGAAACTATTAAAGCGATGGCACAAGATTTCTTTAGAAAACTGGAGGCACATGAGGAAGAAGCCTTGTCTTTGTGGCAACGTTTTAGAGATGTCAGCATTGAAGAATATGTCCTGATGTACAAG CGCCTGGGAGTGTGCTTTGATGAATATTCTGGAGAATCTTTCTATCAAGAGAAGTGTCAAGAAGTTCTAAAGATGTTGGACACCAAAGGACTCCTCAAGAAAACTAA GGAAGGCACAGGAATAGTTCACCTTTCTGAAAATGGAGAGTCATGTTGTGCTGTAATGCGTAGTGATGGAACGTCTCTCTACATAACAAG AGACGTTGCTGCTGCTATAGATAGAATGGATAAATGTAATCCTGATACCATGATATATGTT acAGATAAAAGCCAGAACTCTCATTTTCAACAAGTGTTCCAAATACTGAAACTACTGGGTTGTGAATGGGCAGAAAG GTGCCAGCATGTGCCATTTGGAAGAGTTCAAGGGATGAGAACACGAAAAGGAGAGGTGGTTTTCCTTGAAGATGTTTTGGATGAAGCTTGCTCCATGGTATTAGAAAGAATGGCTTCTACAAAAA CAACCAAAGAACTGATCAACCCTCTTGAGACTGCTCAAAGAGTTGGACTTGCTGCACTAATAATTCAG GACTTCAAATGTCTCTTATCATCTGACTATCAGTTTAGCTGGGATCGTGTTCTCCAAAGCCACGGTGACTCTGGTGTCTTCTTGCAGTACACACATGCCAGGCTGCACAG CTTAGAAGAGGTGTTTGGAAAAGTCAGTCACGTCTCCTATATTAACCCTGCATGTTTAGAAGATCCACAAGCTATTTCCTTAATTCAGCATCTTCTCAG ATATGATGAAATTCTTTACCAATCTTCTCAGGATCTTCAGCCTAAGCACATTGTCGTGTATCTTCTGGCACTCAG CCATTTAGCCGCTGCAGCTCTTAAAATGCTACCTGTGAAAGGGAGTGTGCCGGAAATAGCAGAG GCAAGGATCTGTCTGTTCCTGGCTGTACGCTCTGTTCTGGCTAATGGAATGAAACTTCTAGGAATCACACCtgtaaataaaatgtaa